In a genomic window of Nostoc sp. UHCC 0870:
- a CDS encoding AAA family ATPase, with protein MTSKIPEYTAEKQPPVGGEYNDKLKRNIYPYYPSDTLKEAVNLAIRLNRPLLLEGEPGCGKSELSRAVFYELSQKYTNYDWDYCLWNVQSTSKAQDGFYTYDYIGRLQAAQLEKINIQYNASNPANPANYLELGALGYAFDRDFVKKLNRGYKQKENQKPYRTIVLIDEIDKADTDFPNDLLLALEEQRFEIKDLRPRRWLTANSDAPPIVFITSNQERELPNAFLRRCLYHYIEPPSKDELKTIIASRFKSPPKDLVNQAIQRFLELREAMNDDKEETAKKVSTSELIDWFTILNTYPPEEVLEKLEEERYPFSSTLFKNRQDKSDYS; from the coding sequence ATGACTTCAAAAATCCCTGAATATACCGCAGAAAAACAGCCCCCTGTTGGCGGAGAATATAATGATAAATTAAAGCGTAATATTTATCCTTACTATCCCAGTGACACTTTAAAAGAAGCCGTTAATTTAGCTATTAGATTAAATCGTCCATTGCTCTTAGAAGGTGAACCTGGTTGCGGTAAGAGTGAATTATCTCGCGCGGTATTTTATGAATTGAGTCAGAAATACACTAATTATGATTGGGATTATTGCCTCTGGAATGTCCAGTCAACTAGCAAAGCTCAAGACGGATTTTACACCTACGATTATATTGGCAGGTTACAAGCGGCACAATTAGAAAAAATCAATATTCAATATAACGCATCTAATCCAGCGAATCCAGCAAATTATCTAGAATTAGGAGCATTGGGTTATGCTTTTGATAGAGATTTTGTCAAGAAATTAAATCGAGGATATAAGCAAAAGGAAAATCAAAAACCATATCGAACAATAGTTTTAATTGACGAAATCGATAAAGCCGATACCGACTTTCCTAATGACCTTTTATTGGCTTTAGAAGAACAACGGTTTGAAATTAAAGATTTGCGTCCTCGGCGTTGGTTAACAGCAAACTCTGATGCACCTCCTATTGTGTTTATTACATCTAATCAAGAAAGAGAATTACCTAATGCTTTTCTGCGGCGTTGTCTGTATCATTATATTGAGCCTCCCAGCAAAGATGAACTAAAAACAATTATTGCATCGAGATTTAAATCACCACCAAAAGATTTAGTAAATCAAGCTATTCAACGATTTTTAGAATTACGGGAAGCAATGAATGATGACAAGGAGGAAACAGCGAAAAAAGTCAGCACTAGTGAATTAATTGACTGGTTTACTATTTTAAATACTTATCCACCAGAGGAAGTGTTAGAAAAGTTAGAAGAAGAAAGATATCCTTTCTCTAGTACACTTTTCAAAAATCGCCAAGATAAAAGCGACTATAGTTAG